The genome window ATCAGCCTGATTCAATTCGCGGAGCACGTATGAAACTGGCCCGAACGCTGCGACTGGATGTATCCGATGAAAATGTCTTTGAGAAGCCAGCGCTGAGCGGCGAGTGGGCCATCTCTGGAGGATTTGAATTCTCCAACTGGACCGAGGCCGATCTTAAAGGTAAAGCACGCCAGGCCTTTACCAACGGTTGGTACAGTATTGAATCGGGCGGTCGCGCCAGTTTTGTGGGCGTCTGCCAGATTACCGAAAGCGAATTGGAACAGCTGCAACAGACTCTGGCGCAGACCTTTGTTCAGTTTTACGGCGCGCCTGATATTGATGCCGCCTACCCTGTGGCCTGCGAAGAAATCGACCAGATGCGCACTATGTGTGAAGATTTCGAGGAGAACACCCTGCTGATGGTCAGCCGCACGCTGACCGAGTTAGGTGTTGAGGAAACCTACCGCTCCCGGGCCCCGCAAGATGCCTCGTTAGAGGCCTTTGCCGTGCATGGCAGCGTCGAGTGATTACAACCCGAAGCTGCCGTAGGGAATAAACCGCACTGGAGTGCCTGGTTCTATCTCCCGGGCGCTCTCATCCAGCTCCACCAGACCCTCGGACCACGCCAGACCGGTAACCCGGCCCGAGCCTTCAGAGCCGAATACCTCAACCTGCCCATTACGGATACGGGCGCGTAACATCTCGCTGCGCCCCGGCTTCTTGTTCTTATGAAAGCTGGCGGGCATGGCATAGGCCTGGGGTTCGAACCACTCACCGCCTGCAAGAAGCGCCATCGCCGGAGCGCCAAAGCGCAGTGCACAGACCCAGGCGGCAACCGGATTTCCTGGCAAGCCCACCACGGGCGTCCCCTGAAACATTGCCAGCGCCAGAGGGCGGCCCGGCTTGATCGCGATGCGCCAGTTGCTGATGTCACCATGGGCTTTCAGTGTTTTTGACACGTGATCCTCGTCTCCTGCGGAAATACCGCCACTGGTCAGGATCAGGTCGCACTGCTCCGCGCCGCGCTCTAATGCGGCTTTGACGTCGTCGGCTCGGTCGAGCACATGGCCCAGGTCCACCAGCTCATAGCCGAGCTGCGCCACCATTGCGCTCAGCATCGGGCGGTTCGCATCATAGATTTGCCAGTCGGTGACAGATGAACCGACAGGTTTCACTTCATCACCCGTGGACAAGACTCCGACACGGAGACGCTGATAGACATCAACTGAGTCGATGCCTACGCTGGCAAGGACCGAAACCTGGGTCGGCGTCAGGCGGGTACCCGTTGTGAGGATCCGGTCCTGTGCCTTGATGTCCTCTCCGGCCTTACGTAAGTTAGCGCCCGCTTTTAACGTACCGTGCAAATGCAGTTGACCATCGATGACCTCGCAGTCTTCTTCCAGGACCACCGTATCCGTGCCGGCGGGTATCACCGCCCCGGTCAGAATCCGGATAGCATGGCCTTCGGGCACATGCCCCATGTATGGCTCCCCGGCGGCACTTCGGCC of Marinobacter sediminum contains these proteins:
- a CDS encoding DUF6505 family protein → MKLARTLRLDVSDENVFEKPALSGEWAISGGFEFSNWTEADLKGKARQAFTNGWYSIESGGRASFVGVCQITESELEQLQQTLAQTFVQFYGAPDIDAAYPVACEEIDQMRTMCEDFEENTLLMVSRTLTELGVEETYRSRAPQDASLEAFAVHGSVE
- a CDS encoding molybdopterin-binding protein produces the protein MKPLRNDCFALPPGVNWTPVEETLERLRSRLHPVVGVDRSVPLSQVSGRILASDVYAPRAHPPSSNSAVDGYAFSGPLTEVPCALPLVDGRSAAGEPYMGHVPEGHAIRILTGAVIPAGTDTVVLEEDCEVIDGQLHLHGTLKAGANLRKAGEDIKAQDRILTTGTRLTPTQVSVLASVGIDSVDVYQRLRVGVLSTGDEVKPVGSSVTDWQIYDANRPMLSAMVAQLGYELVDLGHVLDRADDVKAALERGAEQCDLILTSGGISAGDEDHVSKTLKAHGDISNWRIAIKPGRPLALAMFQGTPVVGLPGNPVAAWVCALRFGAPAMALLAGGEWFEPQAYAMPASFHKNKKPGRSEMLRARIRNGQVEVFGSEGSGRVTGLAWSEGLVELDESAREIEPGTPVRFIPYGSFGL